Proteins from a genomic interval of Zingiber officinale cultivar Zhangliang chromosome 1B, Zo_v1.1, whole genome shotgun sequence:
- the LOC122047619 gene encoding putative disease resistance protein RGA1 — translation MAVALTVGGWFAQAFIQTLIDKASDKSIQLFAQRRGFAEDMENLHPSLLEIQIILDEVQSSGCNDTKWKTLIQELKDAAYDAEDLIDEFQYHVLRQKIKGEEEDKVATGSSGLSNMFYAAKKRLLGSSHSLEEDDTRARVRKMQGRLEKIANRMKSIMNVLPPNDRRKQPEVKFQARESCSSPATDKMFGRDKELNQVVDWLLGSANQVELASGFVNNTFSVLPIVGIGGAGKTTLAQYAHKDNRVQEHFHLKIWVCVSNNFTVQRLSKSMIESVTLKKEYDNMELECLQKILHQHIAQKKFLLFLDDVWSDNKNIWHKFCALIKVGAHGSKIIVTTRDMKVSKMVSLVEPILLHGLDEVAFRQLFNKCSFGTLDPEDYPELQDSGRNIADKLKGSPLAAKTLGSVLQSDLCQQHWDTIMKSDIWKVKQDEDDIMPALHLSYQYLNENLKQCFSFCSVFPKDYVFEEAELVRMWMAEGFIEDKNTKRMEDVGSDYFLEFVNRSFFQKFKFGGFVMHDLIHDLAEMISAEDTCSIEKKRQTKMLSTIRHLRVKEGKLPLEFSGYDKLRTLMLRKNSPPNSLFEKLRSIRVLDVSRCDLQELSEHIGKLIHLRYLDLSSNYEIKILPDSFCHLHNLQTLEILGCHKLESIPQELGKKMVNLRHINADNKFWVMIKDVRRLTNLQELPTFSVQEDDGLKLVQLKDLTQLHGTLHIQNLENVVDSKEAQDAELKNKVHLKGLGLEWNDEKDAKLEEEVIEALLPHESLKRLKIEGYNGGRSPSWLMPKVLSNLEKLYLANCKGWDDVLPFIGQRLHLIELCMERMPSLKQLSHEFEGKCFPKLKVLYLWSLPALEEWSWTEGKNLFPCLRELRVNDCPKLKR, via the coding sequence ATGGCGGTCGCACTAACAGTGGGGGGATGGTTCGCGCAGGCCTTCATCCAGACCTTGATCGATAAGGCCAGCGATAAATCCATCCAACTGTTTGCCCAGCGCCGGGGTTTCGCTGAGGACATGGAAAATCTGCACCCGTCTCTGCTGGAGATTCAAATCATCCTTGACGAGGTACAGAGTAGTGGGTGCAACGACACCAAATGGAAGACATTGATACAGGAACTCAAGGATGCTGCTTATGATGCTGAGGACTTGATAGATGAGTTCCAATATCATGTCCTCAGGCAGAAGATCAAAGGTGAAGAAGAGGACAAGGTAGCAACTGGCTCCAGTGGCCTTTCAAACATGTTCTATGCTGCTAAAAAAAGGTTGTTGGGTTCTTCTCATTCCTTGGAGGAAGATGATACGAGAGCTAGAGTGAGGAAGATGCAAGGAAGGCTGGAGAAAATTGCTAATCGTATGAAGAGCATCATGAATGTGTTACCACCAAATGATAGAAGAAAGCAACCTGAGGTGAAGTTTCAGGCCAGAGAATCATGCTCTTCCCCGGCGACGGACAAAATGTTTGGCAGAGACAAAGAACTGAATCAAGTGGTAGACTGGTTGTTGGGGTCAGCTAATCAGGTGGAACTTGCATCGGGATTTGTCAACAATACCTTCTCCGTCTTGCCCATTGTCGGGATCGGAGGGGCTGGAAAGACTACTCTTGCTCAGTATGCGCACAAAGACAACAGAGTTCAAGAACATTTTCACCTCAAGATTTGGGTCTGTGTGTCTAACAATTTCACTGTGCAGAGACTCAGTAAGTCTATGATAGAGTCAGTAACTCTTAAAAAGGAATATGATAATATGGAGTTAGAATGTCTTCAAAAAATACTCCATCAGCATATTGCACAAAAGAAGTTTCTGCTTTTTCTCGATGACGTGTGGAGCGATAATAAGAATATCTGGCATAAATTCTGTGCACTAATTAAAGTTGGAGCTCATGGTAGCAAAATCATTGTTACGACTCGAGATATGAAGGTTTCAAAAATGGTTAGCTTGGTGGAACCAATTTTGCTCCATGGTTTAGACGAAGTTGCCTTTCGGCAATTGTTCAACAAATGCTCATTTGGCACACTCGACCCTGAAGACTATCCAGAGTTACAAGACAGTGGTAGAAATATTGCTGACAAGTTGAAGGGCTCACCATTAGCCGCAAAGACACTCGGTAGTGTTTTGCAATCAGATTTGTGCCAACAACACTGGGACACCATAATGAAGAGCGACATATGGAAAGTAAAACAAGATGAAGATGACATTATGCCAGCCCTGCATTTAAGTTATCAATATCTTAATGAAAATCTGAAGcagtgtttttctttttgctcggTGTTCCCTAAAGACTACGTGTTCGAAGAAGCTGAATTGGTTCGAATGTGGATGGCTGAAGGCTTCATCGAAGATAAAAACACAAAGAGGATGGAAGATGTTGGAAGCGACTATTTTCTTGAGTTTGTTAACAGGTCTttctttcaaaaattcaaatttggTGGATTCGTGATGCATGATCTTATACATGATTTAGCTGAGATGATTTCTGCGGAAGACACATGTAGTATTGAAAAAAAAAGACAAACAAAGATGCTTTCCACTATTCGGCATCTACGAGTAAAAGAAGGAAAATTGCCGTTGGAATTCTCTGGATACGACAAGTTGCGCACCTTGATGTTGAGAAAAAATTCACCTCccaatagcctctttgaaaaactaaGAAGCATTCGCGTTTTGGATGTAAGTCGGTGTGACTTGCAAGAGTTATCTGAACATATTGGTAAATTGATCCACCTCCGTTACCTTGATTTATCTTCCaattatgaaattaaaattttgcccGACTCATTTTGCCACCTTCATAATTTGCAAACACTGGAGATACTAGGGTGTCATAAACTAGAGTCTATACCACAAGAATTGGGTAAGAAGATGGTCAATTTGAGACACATTAATGCAGATAACAAGTTTTGGGTGATGATAAAGGATGTACGGAGACTAACTAATCTTCAAGAATTGCCAACATTTAGTGTCCAAGAGGACGATGGACTCAAGCTTGTACAACTAAAGGATTTGACACAGCTTCATGGAACACTTCATATTCAAAATCTTGAGAATGTGGTCGATAGCAAAGAAGCACAGGATGCTGAGTTAAAGAACAAAGTCCATCTAAAAGGATTGGGGTTAGAATGGAATGATGAGAAGGATGCCAAGTTGGAAGAGGAAGTAATTGAAGCTCTGCTGCCACACGAATCACTTAAAAGATTGAAAATTGAAGGGTACAATGGAGGTAGGTCGCCTAGTTGGTTGATGCCAAAAGTTCTATCCAATTTGGAAAAACTTTACTTAGCAAATTGCAAGGGATGGGATGACGTTCTGCCATTTATTGGTCAACGTTTGCATCTGATTGAACTTTGCATGGAGCGCATGCCTTCTTTGAAACAACTGAGTCATGAATTTGAAGGCAAGTGTTTTCCAAAGTTGAAAGTGCTTTATTTATGGAGTTTGCCGGCATTGGAGGAGTGGTCTTGGACCGAGGGCAAAAATCTATTTCCCTGCTTGCGTGAACTTCGTGTCAACGATTGTCCCAAACTAAAGAGATAA